A single Stutzerimonas stutzeri DNA region contains:
- the hemW gene encoding radical SAM family heme chaperone HemW, translating into MNGAGNRTPNAASDKRSDRSARQAPGFELPPLAAYVHIPWCVRKCPYCDFNSHAAGPTLPEDAYVAALLADLECDLDQVQGRSLTSIFFGGGTPSLFSAVALGRILDGLQQRVSFASDIEITLEANPGTFEQAKFRDYRSLGINRLSIGVQSFQADKLSALGRIHDGDEAVRAADMARAAGFDNFNLDLMHGLPGQSLDDALSDLRTAIAQQPTHLSWYQLTVEPNTEFWSKPPSLPEDETLWDIQEAGQALLAEHGYGQYETSAYARPGRQARHNLNYWTFGDFLGLGAGAHGKTSSAGGAIQRHWKTRLPKDYLDPAKRFRAGDKRLEADELPFEFLMNVLRLSDGVPVTLFTQRTGLPLDSLTGARREAEARGLLASDPQRLVATPKGQLFLNDLLQLFLP; encoded by the coding sequence ATGAACGGAGCCGGAAACCGGACGCCGAACGCAGCAAGCGACAAGCGCAGCGATCGCTCCGCGCGCCAGGCGCCGGGCTTCGAACTGCCGCCGCTGGCGGCCTACGTGCATATCCCCTGGTGCGTGCGCAAGTGCCCCTACTGTGATTTCAACTCGCATGCCGCCGGGCCGACGCTGCCCGAGGATGCCTACGTCGCGGCACTGCTCGCCGACCTGGAATGCGATCTGGACCAGGTTCAGGGCCGCAGCCTCACGTCGATATTCTTTGGCGGTGGCACCCCGAGCCTGTTTTCCGCCGTCGCGCTGGGCCGGATTCTCGACGGCCTGCAACAACGCGTCAGCTTCGCCAGCGACATCGAAATCACCCTTGAGGCCAATCCAGGCACGTTCGAGCAGGCGAAATTCCGCGACTATCGCAGCCTCGGCATCAATCGCCTGTCGATTGGCGTGCAGAGTTTCCAGGCGGACAAACTGAGCGCGCTGGGACGCATCCACGATGGTGACGAAGCCGTGCGGGCCGCCGACATGGCGCGCGCCGCCGGCTTCGACAATTTCAACCTGGACCTGATGCATGGCCTGCCCGGCCAGAGTCTGGACGATGCGCTGAGCGACCTGCGCACCGCCATCGCCCAGCAACCGACGCACCTGTCGTGGTACCAGCTCACCGTCGAGCCGAACACGGAATTCTGGAGCAAACCGCCTTCACTGCCCGAAGACGAGACGCTGTGGGACATTCAGGAAGCCGGCCAGGCGCTGCTCGCCGAGCACGGCTACGGCCAATATGAAACCTCCGCCTATGCGCGGCCAGGGCGCCAGGCGCGACACAACCTCAACTATTGGACCTTTGGCGACTTCCTCGGGCTCGGTGCCGGTGCGCATGGCAAGACGAGCAGCGCCGGTGGCGCGATCCAACGGCACTGGAAGACACGCTTGCCCAAGGACTATCTCGACCCGGCGAAGCGCTTTCGTGCCGGTGACAAGCGACTCGAAGCGGACGAGCTACCCTTCGAATTCCTGATGAATGTGTTGCGCCTCAGCGACGGCGTTCCTGTCACGTTGTTCACTCAACGCACCGGTTTACCGCTGGATTCGCTGACCGGAGCGCGGCGCGAAGCCGAGGCCCGCGGCCTGCTGGCGAGCGATCCGCAACGACTGGTCGCCACGCCAAAGGGACAGCTGTTTCTGAACGACCTGCTGCAACTCTTCCTGCCCTAA
- a CDS encoding DUF4426 domain-containing protein — MKRSLICLLALLFTLPALAERKHSVGEHDVHYIAFNSSFLQPDIAAAAGLVRSKAQGVVNVSVIKNGKPMAAQVSGAVRNLLGQDYPLTFRQLKEGDEAIYYLAQFPFESRETLRFNLNVQPTGAAPINFDFTQEFFPDE; from the coding sequence ATGAAACGCAGCCTCATCTGCCTGCTCGCTCTGCTGTTTACCCTGCCGGCGCTCGCCGAGCGCAAGCACAGCGTGGGTGAACACGACGTTCACTACATCGCTTTCAATTCCAGCTTCCTGCAACCGGACATCGCGGCAGCGGCCGGCCTGGTTCGCAGCAAGGCTCAGGGCGTGGTAAACGTCTCGGTGATCAAGAACGGCAAGCCGATGGCCGCACAGGTCAGCGGTGCGGTCAGGAATCTGCTCGGCCAGGATTACCCACTGACCTTCCGGCAGCTCAAGGAAGGCGACGAGGCGATCTACTACCTTGCACAGTTTCCCTTCGAATCGCGCGAGACGCTGCGCTTCAACCTGAACGTACAGCCGACCGGCGCTGCGCCGATCAATTTCGACTTCACTCAAGAATTCTTTCCGGACGAATGA
- the metW gene encoding methionine biosynthesis protein MetW: MRADLDIIQDWIPAGSRVLDLGCGNGELLAWLRDNKQVSGYGLEIDPENIAACIEKGVNVIEQDLDKGLGNFASDSFDMVVMTQALQAVHYPDVLLREMLRVGRECIITFPNFGHWRCRWYLASKGRMPVSEFLPYTWYNTPNIHFCTFEDFERLCHELGARVLERLAVDRHHKHGVASRLWPNLIGEIGIYRVIGAGR; the protein is encoded by the coding sequence ATGCGCGCCGATCTGGACATCATCCAAGACTGGATACCGGCTGGTAGCCGCGTGCTCGACCTCGGTTGCGGCAACGGCGAGCTGCTGGCGTGGTTGCGAGACAACAAGCAGGTCAGCGGTTACGGCCTGGAAATCGATCCCGAGAACATTGCCGCCTGCATCGAAAAAGGCGTCAACGTCATCGAGCAGGACCTCGACAAGGGGCTGGGCAATTTCGCAAGCGACAGCTTCGACATGGTGGTCATGACCCAGGCTCTGCAAGCGGTGCATTACCCCGACGTGTTGCTCAGGGAAATGCTGCGGGTCGGCCGCGAATGCATCATCACCTTTCCCAACTTCGGACACTGGCGTTGCCGCTGGTACCTCGCCAGCAAGGGTCGCATGCCCGTCTCGGAGTTTTTGCCATACACGTGGTACAACACGCCGAACATCCACTTCTGCACATTCGAGGACTTCGAACGGCTGTGCCACGAACTCGGTGCGCGTGTGCTCGAGCGCCTGGCGGTGGATCGTCACCACAAGCATGGCGTGGCGAGCCGCCTATGGCCCAACCTGATCGGTGAGATCGGTATATACCGTGTCATCGGTGCGGGCCGCTGA
- the rdgB gene encoding RdgB/HAM1 family non-canonical purine NTP pyrophosphatase — MMLFNELVLASHNAGKLKELQAMLGDAVRVRSVGEFSDVEPEETGLSFVENAILKARNAASVSGLPALADDSGLAVDHLGGAPGIYSARYADGQGDAANNAKLLAALKDVPDAARGAQFVCALALVRHADDPLPIICEGLWHGRILHAPRGEHGFGYDPLFWAPERNCSSAEMSPADKNQLSHRARAMALLKQRLGIA; from the coding sequence ATGATGCTCTTCAACGAACTGGTGCTGGCCAGCCATAACGCCGGCAAGCTCAAGGAACTGCAGGCCATGCTGGGCGACGCCGTACGCGTACGCTCGGTAGGTGAATTCAGCGACGTGGAGCCGGAGGAAACCGGGCTGTCCTTCGTCGAAAACGCCATCCTCAAGGCGCGCAATGCCGCCAGCGTTTCCGGGCTGCCGGCACTTGCCGACGACTCGGGGCTGGCGGTGGACCACCTCGGTGGCGCGCCGGGTATTTATTCGGCACGGTACGCCGATGGTCAGGGCGATGCCGCGAACAATGCCAAGCTGCTCGCCGCTCTCAAGGACGTGCCGGACGCGGCGCGCGGCGCGCAGTTCGTTTGTGCGCTGGCGCTGGTCCGACATGCCGACGATCCCTTGCCGATCATCTGCGAAGGTTTATGGCATGGACGCATCCTGCATGCGCCCCGGGGGGAGCACGGATTCGGCTATGACCCGCTGTTCTGGGCTCCGGAGCGCAACTGTTCCAGCGCCGAGATGAGCCCTGCGGACAAGAACCAGCTCAGCCATCGCGCCCGTGCCATGGCCCTGCTCAAGCAGCGCCTGGGTATCGCATGA